A genomic region of Micromonospora sp. NBRC 110009 contains the following coding sequences:
- a CDS encoding AAA family ATPase: MNEPARPIEHISIRVPWHDAGWNGTVCADPQGNGTCVLLKNIGQRRHDEHEQHLAGSDIADLPLADAPPCVSERATFMSPRVIPFQRQHPFTQKSPAFATLQLTPQPIPAYTAQAVPFRWMSRDGAKKINERRQLGLRPELEEQVDAITGWPNSTWMMHGDNQRTILEAFFGTVRRESSLVFFYAKHSPLSDDTRRLLVGAAVVTDVTPTGAYRSSGGERFPAQMWETNISHSLRPDQQRGFLMPYQALLAARDDRGVDITDALAFAPEGGWEAFSYVTEHVSHDLAIDALLALMAAGRAAQRLLGSAAGPLGFDWLEGQLNRLWKLRGPRPGLASVLAAFGVPQSVTFAHTVAAAGGPDGDPWLTLEQAMADPDRLGIAAKTHLTPTVRATWKALKPERRKLLELLSRFSLTREQAERFFVVEERDPALTDEQIIANPYRLFEADRDQPDAAPFAIIDRGCFPDAAVASEHPLPTPSAMSDGLDARRVRALIVDELQRAKVAGHTLQPQADIVISIRARTLSVPCPVTGDVLDAHHLSADALPPEGPLTGVTLSGGASALQLTELAQVAAVIRKEVERRVNAPSITGLPDFPRRLDDLLGPIPEDLSEEERDAETRARAEKVAALNTLYSSRISVLIGSAGTGKTTLLQVLRHTETVAAGGVLLVAPTGKARVQLAHRVQAEAVTLAQFLIATKRYNAWTERYLVTGDVQTRAKNYKTIVVDEASMLTEEQLAALFDAVTGVQRLVLVGDPRQLPPIGAGRPFVDIVRHLAPDDIATRAPGYAELTIPRRQVGHDRDDLVLASWFADGELSPAADLVWERLRAGEQLPTLRAVRYDRPQLFATLLAVLREEIPELREASDDELAAAFGRSYGGVVSAKGNLYFPGGAAKKADAWQILSPVRGRGWGTTEINRALKDTFGTRALEQAIGPKRYNAKPIGPERIVVGDKVINIRNHRFSPYAIYPNDAERFVANGELGVVIGQTRSGKVNWAPNKTEIEFSGRSWVKYTYRDWSDDDRAPMLELAWAITIHKAQGSEFQITLVVLPDGAGLSRELLYTALTRQQQKVILLHEADLDEVAKLGSAVHSDTARRLTNLFFASEPIQVGDAVIDRGLVHRTARGELVRSKSEVLIANLLDELGLAYDYESPFTGEDGRTVRPDFTILTDLGETVIWEHLGMLSDPRYASKWAQKKNWYAANGILPDEDGGGTRGKLVTTDDRQGVDYPAWRSLAQKVFGL; this comes from the coding sequence ATGAACGAGCCGGCCCGGCCGATCGAACACATCTCCATCCGGGTGCCGTGGCACGACGCCGGCTGGAACGGCACGGTCTGCGCCGACCCGCAGGGCAACGGCACCTGCGTGCTGCTGAAGAACATCGGACAGCGCCGGCACGACGAGCACGAGCAGCACCTGGCTGGCAGCGACATCGCCGACCTGCCCCTCGCCGATGCGCCGCCCTGCGTGTCAGAACGGGCCACCTTCATGTCCCCGCGGGTCATCCCGTTCCAGCGCCAGCACCCCTTCACGCAGAAGTCCCCGGCATTCGCCACCCTCCAGCTCACCCCGCAGCCGATACCCGCGTACACCGCTCAGGCAGTGCCGTTCCGGTGGATGTCCCGGGACGGCGCGAAGAAGATCAACGAGCGACGCCAACTCGGCCTGCGTCCGGAACTGGAAGAGCAAGTGGACGCGATCACCGGCTGGCCCAACTCCACCTGGATGATGCACGGCGACAACCAGCGCACCATCCTCGAAGCCTTCTTCGGCACTGTGCGGCGTGAGTCGAGTCTCGTCTTCTTCTACGCCAAGCACAGCCCGCTGAGCGACGACACCCGCCGGCTCCTGGTCGGCGCGGCCGTGGTCACCGACGTCACCCCGACCGGGGCCTACCGCAGCAGCGGCGGGGAGCGGTTCCCGGCGCAGATGTGGGAAACCAACATCTCGCACTCGCTGCGCCCGGATCAGCAGCGGGGATTCCTCATGCCCTACCAGGCACTGCTCGCCGCCCGGGACGACCGGGGCGTTGACATCACCGATGCCCTGGCCTTCGCGCCAGAAGGCGGCTGGGAAGCCTTCTCGTACGTGACCGAGCACGTCAGCCACGACCTGGCCATTGACGCGCTGCTCGCCCTGATGGCGGCGGGCCGCGCCGCACAGCGGCTGCTCGGATCCGCAGCGGGACCGCTCGGGTTCGACTGGCTGGAGGGGCAGCTCAACCGGCTCTGGAAGCTGCGGGGGCCCCGGCCCGGGCTGGCCAGCGTACTGGCCGCCTTCGGGGTTCCGCAGTCGGTGACCTTCGCCCACACGGTCGCCGCCGCAGGCGGTCCCGACGGGGACCCGTGGCTGACTCTCGAGCAGGCGATGGCCGACCCCGACCGGCTCGGCATCGCCGCCAAGACCCACCTGACGCCCACCGTCCGCGCCACGTGGAAGGCGCTCAAGCCGGAGCGGCGAAAGCTGCTTGAGCTGCTTAGCCGCTTCTCCCTGACCCGGGAGCAGGCGGAACGGTTCTTCGTCGTCGAGGAACGCGACCCGGCCCTGACCGACGAGCAGATCATCGCCAACCCGTACCGGCTCTTCGAGGCCGACCGCGACCAACCCGACGCCGCACCCTTCGCCATCATCGACCGCGGCTGCTTCCCCGACGCCGCCGTCGCCTCCGAACACCCACTACCGACCCCCAGCGCCATGTCGGACGGCCTCGACGCCCGCCGGGTGCGTGCCCTCATCGTCGACGAACTGCAGCGCGCGAAGGTAGCGGGGCACACGCTCCAGCCCCAGGCCGACATCGTCATCAGCATCAGGGCTCGGACGCTCAGCGTGCCCTGCCCGGTCACCGGTGATGTCCTCGACGCCCACCACCTGTCCGCCGACGCCCTGCCGCCGGAGGGTCCGCTGACCGGTGTGACGCTGTCCGGCGGAGCGTCGGCGTTGCAGCTCACCGAACTGGCCCAGGTCGCCGCCGTCATCCGCAAGGAGGTCGAGCGGCGGGTCAACGCTCCGTCGATCACCGGATTGCCGGACTTTCCACGGCGGCTCGACGACCTCCTTGGCCCGATCCCCGAGGATCTGTCTGAAGAGGAACGAGACGCCGAGACGCGGGCACGGGCGGAGAAGGTGGCCGCTCTCAACACCCTGTACTCCTCGCGCATCAGCGTGCTGATCGGCTCTGCCGGGACGGGCAAGACCACCCTGCTCCAGGTGCTGCGGCACACGGAGACCGTCGCCGCGGGCGGCGTTCTCCTGGTTGCCCCAACCGGGAAGGCCCGGGTGCAACTGGCACACCGGGTGCAGGCGGAGGCAGTCACCCTCGCGCAGTTCCTGATCGCCACCAAGCGGTACAACGCGTGGACCGAGCGCTACCTGGTGACCGGGGACGTCCAGACCCGCGCGAAGAACTACAAGACGATTGTGGTCGACGAGGCCTCCATGCTCACCGAGGAGCAACTCGCGGCGCTCTTCGACGCGGTCACCGGTGTGCAACGCCTGGTCCTCGTCGGCGACCCCCGCCAACTCCCGCCTATCGGCGCCGGCCGCCCGTTCGTCGACATCGTGCGGCACCTCGCACCCGACGACATCGCCACCCGGGCTCCCGGCTACGCGGAACTCACCATTCCTCGCCGGCAGGTCGGGCACGACCGTGACGACCTGGTGCTCGCGAGCTGGTTCGCCGACGGTGAGCTGTCACCGGCCGCCGACCTCGTCTGGGAACGGCTGCGGGCCGGCGAGCAGTTGCCGACCCTGCGGGCGGTCCGATACGACCGGCCGCAGCTCTTCGCCACCCTGCTCGCGGTTCTGCGAGAAGAGATCCCGGAGCTGCGGGAGGCCTCCGACGACGAGCTGGCAGCCGCCTTCGGCCGCAGCTACGGCGGCGTCGTCTCCGCCAAGGGCAACCTCTACTTCCCAGGCGGTGCGGCGAAGAAGGCCGACGCCTGGCAGATCCTCTCCCCGGTCCGCGGTCGCGGCTGGGGCACCACCGAGATCAACCGAGCCCTGAAGGACACGTTCGGCACACGCGCGCTGGAGCAGGCGATAGGACCGAAGCGCTACAACGCCAAGCCGATCGGGCCCGAACGAATCGTCGTCGGTGACAAGGTCATCAACATCCGCAACCACAGGTTCAGTCCGTACGCGATCTATCCCAACGACGCGGAGCGGTTCGTCGCCAACGGTGAGCTCGGCGTGGTGATCGGCCAGACGCGATCGGGGAAGGTGAACTGGGCGCCGAACAAGACCGAGATCGAGTTCAGCGGGCGCTCTTGGGTCAAGTACACCTACCGCGACTGGTCCGACGACGACCGGGCGCCAATGCTGGAACTCGCGTGGGCGATCACCATCCACAAGGCGCAGGGCAGCGAGTTCCAGATCACGCTGGTCGTGCTGCCGGACGGGGCGGGACTGAGCCGCGAGCTGCTGTACACGGCCCTGACCCGGCAGCAGCAGAAGGTGATTCTGCTGCACGAGGCCGACCTCGACGAGGTCGCGAAGCTCGGCTCCGCCGTCCACTCCGACACCGCCCGCCGGCTGACCAACCTTTTCTTTGCCTCCGAGCCAATTCAGGTCGGCGACGCTGTAATCGACCGAGGTCTCGTGCACCGAACCGCGCGCGGCGAGCTGGTCCGGAGCAAGAGTGAGGTGCTCATCGCCAACCTCCTGGACGAGCTGGGGTTGGCCTACGACTACGAGTCGCCCTTCACGGGCGAAGACGGTCGGACGGTCCGACCGGACTTCACCATCCTCACCGACCTGGGCGAGACCGTCATCTGGGAGCACCTCGGCATGCTCTCCGACCCTCGCTACGCCTCGAAGTGGGCGCAGAAGAAGAACTGGTACGCCGCCAACGGGATCCTCCCCGATGAGGATGGCGGCGGCACCCGAGGCAAGCTCGTGACCACCGATGACCGGCAGGGGGTTGATTACCCCGCCTGGCGCAGCCTGGCCCAGAAGGTGTTTGGTCTCTGA
- the drmC gene encoding DISARM system phospholipase D-like protein DrmC translates to MTWYPAFEAAAEAAVNRLGPGHLRVLADRLGEGWPEQALRHAVPAPGFAEAAGAMLAAQRASGVPGVEAAAYLRGLAAGHAQRSAAVRIESVWSGPSTHPVPVRATAQVLVDLVAEARAELLLMTYSATKYPPLVSVLAAAVDRGVSVTVVVETLGGARGALNGAEPAAAFADVPGVQVWHWPVDQRVEDRAKMHAKIAVADRRVLLVSSANLTQSGVNRNIEAGLLVRGGTAPQRAAEHIAELQSRGLLTRLTPATQGGGR, encoded by the coding sequence ATGACCTGGTACCCGGCGTTCGAGGCGGCGGCCGAGGCCGCGGTGAACCGGCTCGGGCCGGGGCACCTGCGGGTGTTGGCCGACCGCCTCGGCGAGGGCTGGCCGGAGCAGGCGTTACGGCACGCGGTGCCGGCGCCCGGCTTCGCCGAGGCGGCCGGGGCCATGCTCGCCGCGCAGCGGGCCTCGGGGGTGCCGGGTGTGGAGGCGGCGGCTTACCTGCGCGGGCTGGCCGCCGGACACGCACAGCGGTCGGCTGCGGTGCGGATCGAGTCGGTGTGGAGCGGACCGAGCACCCACCCCGTGCCCGTCCGCGCCACCGCGCAGGTGCTGGTCGACCTGGTCGCGGAGGCCCGCGCCGAGCTGCTGCTGATGACGTACTCCGCTACGAAGTACCCGCCGCTCGTGTCGGTGCTGGCGGCGGCGGTCGATCGCGGCGTGTCGGTCACCGTTGTCGTCGAGACGCTGGGCGGTGCACGTGGGGCGCTCAACGGTGCCGAGCCGGCCGCCGCATTCGCGGACGTGCCGGGCGTGCAGGTGTGGCACTGGCCGGTCGATCAGCGGGTTGAGGACCGGGCCAAGATGCACGCCAAGATCGCGGTCGCCGACCGGCGGGTTCTGCTGGTGTCGAGCGCCAATCTGACCCAGTCCGGCGTCAACAGGAACATCGAGGCCGGCCTGCTGGTGCGCGGCGGGACAGCGCCGCAACGCGCGGCCGAGCACATCGCCGAACTCCAGAGCCGAGGGTTGCTGACCCGGCTCACGCCGGCGACTCAGGGAGGTGGCCGGTGA
- a CDS encoding serine/threonine-protein kinase: MLGRMLSNGRYELEKFPLARGGMGEVWLGRDTKLDREIAVKFIRFPDGDRDDEHIRRFVRESRITARLEHPGVPAVYDVGVDDGRPFLVMQRIRGISIADLVAEQGALPIGWAAAIAAQVCAVLAAAHRASLVHRDLKPSNLMLEPDGRVKVLDFGLAVAPTLADFSRITHTGQPLGTPAYMAPEQVEANLSSPVTDLYALGCTLHEMLSGEHLFTGSTSFSVMSKQVKEQPPALRSLRAEVPSALERLVLDLLEKKPQSRPASAEVVYDRLLPFATDLGPLPGALGSPSAASPVRMYARLLSRVFAEATGTPPPAPVPTPPEPTPRASEAELESRLDRLNRSDLDRARSEAHELVRQSRYSQAAEVLAEAAGPASRAFGGTDRDVVSLRFELANVLFEGGDYRRAAPAYHELALDLAAAGGTQTDLLMRCRLQEATCHALTGRTSQALRQLDGLLQDERQAYGDEDPRTLELRRQIGLLQLGAGQRQAAEQTLSALLADLQRLRDAGDPSATEIADLLASLRRSR; the protein is encoded by the coding sequence GTGTTGGGGCGGATGCTGAGCAACGGGCGGTACGAGCTGGAGAAGTTCCCCCTCGCCCGGGGTGGCATGGGCGAGGTCTGGCTGGGGCGGGACACGAAGCTCGACCGGGAGATCGCGGTCAAGTTCATCCGGTTCCCCGACGGGGACCGGGACGACGAGCACATTCGTCGCTTCGTCCGGGAGTCCCGGATCACTGCCCGGCTGGAGCATCCCGGCGTGCCCGCCGTCTACGACGTGGGAGTCGACGACGGCCGCCCGTTCCTGGTAATGCAGCGCATCCGCGGGATCAGCATCGCCGATCTCGTCGCCGAGCAGGGCGCCCTGCCCATCGGCTGGGCGGCAGCGATCGCCGCCCAGGTCTGCGCGGTGCTTGCCGCCGCCCACCGCGCGTCGCTGGTGCACCGCGATCTCAAGCCGAGCAACCTCATGCTCGAACCGGATGGGCGGGTCAAGGTTCTCGACTTCGGGCTCGCCGTGGCACCGACCCTCGCCGACTTCTCCAGGATCACCCACACCGGGCAGCCCCTGGGCACCCCCGCCTACATGGCTCCCGAACAGGTCGAGGCGAACCTCAGCAGCCCCGTGACCGACCTCTACGCGCTCGGCTGCACCCTGCACGAGATGCTTTCCGGGGAGCACCTCTTCACCGGCTCGACGTCCTTCTCCGTGATGAGCAAGCAGGTGAAGGAGCAGCCACCGGCCCTCCGCTCGCTCCGCGCCGAGGTGCCGTCCGCCCTGGAACGGCTGGTGCTCGACCTGCTGGAGAAGAAGCCCCAGTCCCGACCTGCCAGCGCAGAGGTCGTCTACGACCGGCTGCTGCCCTTCGCCACCGACCTCGGTCCGCTGCCTGGCGCGCTCGGCTCGCCGTCGGCGGCGAGCCCGGTCCGGATGTACGCGCGCCTCCTCAGCCGGGTCTTCGCCGAGGCGACCGGCACCCCACCACCCGCGCCGGTCCCTACGCCGCCAGAGCCCACCCCGCGGGCATCCGAGGCGGAGCTCGAATCGCGTCTGGACCGGCTCAACCGGAGTGACCTGGACCGGGCCCGCAGCGAAGCCCACGAACTGGTCCGGCAGTCCCGTTACAGCCAGGCCGCAGAGGTGCTGGCCGAGGCAGCCGGGCCGGCCAGCCGTGCGTTCGGCGGCACCGACCGGGACGTGGTGAGCCTTCGCTTCGAACTGGCCAATGTGTTGTTCGAAGGCGGGGACTACCGCCGCGCGGCGCCCGCGTACCACGAGCTCGCCCTCGACCTCGCCGCCGCCGGCGGTACGCAGACCGACCTCCTGATGCGGTGCCGTCTGCAGGAGGCGACCTGCCACGCGCTGACCGGCCGGACCAGCCAGGCGCTGCGGCAGCTGGACGGCCTGCTCCAGGATGAGCGCCAGGCCTACGGCGACGAGGACCCTCGAACCCTCGAACTGCGCCGCCAGATCGGCCTGCTGCAACTAGGCGCCGGGCAGAGGCAGGCCGCCGAGCAGACCCTGTCCGCGCTGCTCGCCGACCTCCAACGCCTGCGTGACGCCGGCGACCCCAGCGCAACCGAAATCGCCGACCTGCTCGCCTCGCTGCGCCGGTCGCGATAA
- the drmB gene encoding DUF1998 domain-containing protein produces the protein MASKHFRRVGSVRPSHLMFTTGVGAIVDLPNFSVLVRGLDDWNHNAVPDWEPIAEPRLLAAVRKLLKEKSIKELRPAPWIDGGDEPNSPASKVGVPVTPFPSWLRCTACDELAPIDGGVFGFENSKARKPHEARFFHTVCGRKKSGRRPMAVAARFVLACTAGHLDDFPYAQYVHQGGGCPNASHPKLRMDDRGGNLGANVEIRCVPCGARRNMKEVLGQRGADKLPRCRSRRAHLGDFEPGECTGELKLLVVGASNQWFAQTLSALAVPRTGAGELQTKVEQHWSTFEKMESVAFLPFARSAVPALREFERWTDAQIWAAVERHRSGPKGDEDEKGYPDLHTPEWEIFSAGELPPTTPDFTLRRDPNGVPGELKEIYADVIQAERLREVRALVGFTRLDAPDPMDPDLVRRAPLSRATPEWVPASEVRGEGIFLRLPEDLLVDWERRVTDTETMETHREAYGRFRESRYSGRIRGGFDRMKHWPGERYLALHTFSHLLIRTIALECGYSSASLSERIYTGTLEDPQRTGILIYTAVPDAEGTLGGLVSLAEHDDLVRLTRRALNDALHCSSDPLCAERLPHHPEDFLHGAACHVCLFVSETTCERGNRFLDRRFVVPIDDPALALFPELP, from the coding sequence ATGGCGAGCAAGCACTTCCGGCGGGTCGGCTCGGTCCGCCCCAGCCACCTGATGTTCACCACGGGCGTCGGCGCGATCGTCGACCTGCCGAACTTCTCCGTGCTGGTGCGCGGCCTCGACGACTGGAACCACAACGCGGTGCCCGACTGGGAGCCGATCGCCGAACCCCGGCTGCTCGCCGCCGTGCGCAAGCTGCTCAAGGAGAAGTCCATCAAGGAGCTGCGGCCGGCGCCCTGGATCGACGGCGGCGACGAGCCGAACAGCCCGGCGTCGAAGGTCGGCGTGCCGGTCACGCCCTTCCCGAGCTGGCTGCGCTGCACAGCCTGCGACGAACTGGCCCCGATCGACGGGGGAGTCTTCGGGTTCGAGAACTCCAAGGCCCGCAAGCCGCACGAGGCGCGGTTCTTCCACACCGTGTGCGGGCGGAAGAAGTCCGGCCGGCGGCCGATGGCGGTGGCGGCCCGCTTCGTGCTCGCCTGCACCGCCGGCCACCTCGACGACTTCCCGTACGCCCAGTACGTGCACCAGGGCGGCGGCTGCCCCAACGCCAGCCACCCGAAGCTGCGGATGGATGACCGGGGCGGCAACCTCGGCGCCAACGTCGAGATCCGGTGCGTGCCCTGCGGCGCCCGCCGCAACATGAAGGAGGTGCTCGGTCAGCGCGGCGCGGACAAGCTGCCCCGCTGCCGGAGCCGCCGGGCGCACCTGGGCGACTTCGAGCCGGGGGAGTGCACCGGCGAGCTGAAGCTGCTGGTCGTCGGCGCGTCCAACCAATGGTTCGCGCAGACGCTTTCCGCGCTCGCCGTGCCGCGCACGGGGGCCGGTGAGCTGCAGACCAAGGTCGAGCAGCATTGGTCGACCTTCGAGAAGATGGAGAGCGTCGCGTTTCTGCCCTTCGCCCGCTCCGCTGTGCCGGCGCTCAGGGAGTTCGAGCGGTGGACCGACGCGCAGATCTGGGCGGCCGTCGAGCGGCACCGCAGCGGCCCGAAGGGTGACGAGGACGAGAAGGGCTACCCGGACCTGCACACGCCGGAGTGGGAGATCTTCTCCGCCGGGGAGTTGCCGCCGACCACCCCTGACTTCACGCTGAGACGGGACCCGAACGGCGTGCCGGGCGAGCTGAAGGAGATCTACGCCGACGTCATCCAGGCCGAGCGGCTGCGCGAGGTCCGCGCGCTGGTCGGCTTCACCCGTCTCGACGCTCCCGACCCGATGGACCCCGACCTCGTACGGCGGGCGCCGCTCTCCAGGGCCACCCCGGAGTGGGTGCCGGCCAGCGAGGTGCGCGGCGAGGGCATCTTCCTGCGGCTCCCCGAGGATTTGCTCGTCGACTGGGAACGCCGGGTCACCGACACCGAGACCATGGAAACGCACCGGGAGGCGTACGGGCGGTTCCGGGAGAGCCGCTACTCCGGGCGTATCCGGGGCGGCTTCGACCGGATGAAGCACTGGCCGGGGGAGCGGTACCTCGCCCTGCACACCTTCTCGCACTTGCTGATCCGCACCATCGCGCTCGAGTGCGGCTACAGCTCGGCCAGCCTGTCGGAACGCATCTACACCGGCACCCTGGAGGACCCGCAGCGCACCGGGATCCTGATCTACACGGCCGTGCCGGACGCCGAAGGGACGCTTGGCGGCCTGGTGTCGCTCGCGGAGCACGACGACCTCGTCCGTCTCACTCGCCGGGCGCTGAACGACGCCCTGCACTGCTCCTCGGACCCGCTCTGCGCCGAGCGCCTGCCGCATCATCCGGAGGATTTCCTGCACGGGGCCGCCTGCCACGTCTGCCTGTTCGTCTCCGAGACGACCTGCGAACGCGGCAACCGGTTCCTGGACCGGCGCTTCGTCGTACCGATCGACGACCCGGCTCTGGCGCTCTTCCCCGAGCTGCCATGA
- a CDS encoding N-6 DNA methylase, with protein MTGRDGATVASGDIARLAGVGRAAVSNWRRRFADFPQPVGGSSASPLYALPEVEDWLTRHGKPYDVTPVDRLWQSLRGAAADRELGDRIGNLGGFLVTLEREPEQWKALADQPSPVVMANLVDLLRTVVPEFGALLTNMPDEDTLTIVRLAAEAAERETGAAVFDFLCARYLEVHSRRHAVTPEWVANLMVTMTGAAGGRLLDPAGGIGTLLLAGRAAGATELSGQEINVTAARLAVSRLLLGGHSAMLAVGDSLRVDAFAGELFDAVVCNPPFAERSWGHDELTSDPRWTYGMPPRGESELAWVQHCLAHVKPGGHVAILMPAAAASRRAGRRIRANLLRSGALRAVISLPGWGTTAPGGPDLWLLRRPDGTDHAHVLLLDATAERDRIEDGWRSFQSDPEARQAGPGISVRILDLLDEHVDLTPARHLAENATSPVTLAFRPTRTRLYSAARTLADTLPDLTVPDAPEPPPTTTIGELAKAGAVSVRQAPMGMPTDRGDLPVLTAKDVRVGRPPSGAGSAGPGSIELRRGDVVALPPGRHAAVRVLTEDGVLLGPQLLLLRVDPERLDPQFVAGFLRIAQSATRTSSGSARIDFHRASLLRLPIDAQREYGKAFQMLSDFQQSVRQTAELAESFVELGFAGLAGGRLRPAGAAGA; from the coding sequence GTGACCGGTCGGGACGGTGCGACCGTTGCCAGCGGCGACATCGCCCGGTTGGCAGGTGTCGGCCGCGCGGCGGTCAGCAACTGGCGGCGCCGCTTCGCGGACTTTCCCCAGCCGGTAGGAGGCAGCTCGGCGAGCCCGCTGTATGCGTTGCCGGAGGTCGAGGACTGGCTCACCCGGCATGGCAAGCCGTACGACGTGACGCCGGTGGACCGGTTGTGGCAGTCGCTGCGGGGCGCCGCAGCCGACCGCGAGCTGGGTGACCGGATCGGGAACCTTGGCGGCTTTCTCGTCACCCTTGAGCGGGAGCCAGAGCAGTGGAAGGCCCTGGCCGACCAGCCGAGTCCGGTCGTCATGGCGAACCTCGTCGACCTGCTCCGCACCGTCGTTCCGGAGTTCGGCGCCCTGCTCACGAACATGCCGGACGAGGACACGCTCACCATCGTGCGGCTCGCCGCTGAGGCCGCGGAGCGGGAGACGGGTGCCGCCGTCTTCGACTTCCTTTGTGCGCGGTACCTGGAGGTCCACTCCCGCAGGCACGCCGTCACGCCCGAATGGGTCGCGAACCTCATGGTCACCATGACCGGCGCGGCAGGCGGACGGCTGCTCGACCCGGCCGGCGGCATCGGCACCCTGCTGCTGGCAGGCCGGGCCGCTGGCGCCACCGAACTGTCCGGGCAGGAGATCAACGTGACCGCTGCCCGCCTCGCCGTGTCCCGCCTGCTCCTGGGGGGCCACTCCGCGATGCTGGCGGTCGGCGACTCGCTGCGTGTCGACGCCTTCGCCGGCGAACTGTTTGACGCCGTGGTCTGCAACCCACCGTTCGCGGAGCGCTCCTGGGGCCACGACGAGCTCACCAGTGACCCCCGCTGGACGTATGGGATGCCGCCGCGAGGCGAGTCGGAACTGGCCTGGGTGCAGCACTGCCTGGCCCACGTCAAGCCCGGTGGACACGTGGCGATCCTGATGCCGGCGGCCGCGGCGAGCCGCCGCGCGGGCCGCCGGATCCGCGCAAACCTGCTCCGGTCCGGCGCGCTCCGGGCGGTCATCAGCCTCCCGGGCTGGGGTACGACAGCCCCCGGTGGCCCGGACCTGTGGCTGCTACGTCGTCCAGACGGCACCGACCACGCGCACGTGCTGCTGCTCGACGCCACCGCCGAGCGCGACCGGATCGAGGACGGGTGGCGGTCGTTCCAGTCCGACCCGGAGGCCCGCCAGGCCGGCCCCGGCATCTCGGTCCGCATCCTCGATCTGCTTGACGAACACGTCGACCTCACCCCCGCCCGGCACCTCGCCGAGAACGCCACATCCCCTGTCACGCTGGCGTTCCGGCCGACCCGGACCCGCCTGTACTCGGCGGCCAGGACACTCGCCGACACCCTGCCGGACCTGACAGTCCCGGACGCCCCCGAGCCACCACCGACGACCACCATCGGCGAACTGGCCAAGGCCGGTGCAGTGTCCGTTCGCCAGGCACCGATGGGGATGCCCACGGACCGGGGCGACCTCCCGGTTCTCACGGCCAAGGATGTCCGCGTCGGGCGCCCGCCTTCCGGGGCCGGCAGTGCCGGCCCTGGTTCGATCGAGCTACGGCGTGGCGACGTGGTCGCCCTGCCACCCGGACGGCACGCCGCAGTGCGGGTACTCACCGAAGACGGGGTACTGCTTGGCCCGCAGCTCCTGCTCTTGCGGGTTGATCCGGAGCGGCTCGACCCTCAGTTCGTCGCCGGGTTCCTGCGCATCGCGCAGTCGGCAACTCGTACCTCGTCAGGTTCTGCCCGCATCGACTTTCACCGCGCATCGCTGCTTCGGCTGCCGATCGACGCGCAACGCGAGTACGGCAAGGCGTTCCAGATGCTGTCGGATTTCCAACAGTCGGTGCGGCAGACGGCGGAACTCGCGGAGTCCTTTGTGGAACTAGGATTCGCGGGTCTCGCTGGCGGCAGGCTGCGACCGGCTGGAGCAGCGGGTGCATAG